The following proteins come from a genomic window of Salvia hispanica cultivar TCC Black 2014 chromosome 4, UniMelb_Shisp_WGS_1.0, whole genome shotgun sequence:
- the LOC125223840 gene encoding uncharacterized protein LOC125223840, which translates to MCSETHLFSSFLRRMSANPHIIPVDDQQKITISDAQKSENLESKADQIEEKEDESEVTVSHRESDADEGGGFKTPTSSDHKIPPITECPPAPMKPRPPPPRLKRKASSPQPAEIESVFRSIGNDQDDAHRHKVKKARNEDGDEDRS; encoded by the coding sequence atgtGCTCAGAAACCCACCTGTTTTCATCATTTCTGAGGAGGATGTCTGCCAATCCGCATATAATCCCAGTCgatgatcaacaaaaaatcacaatttcaGATGCtcaaaaatcagaaaatcTCGAATCCAAAGCCGATCAAATCGAGGAGAAAGAAGACGAGAGTGAAGTCACAGTATCGCACAGAGAATCAGACGCCGACGAAGGCGGCGGATTCAAAACCCCGACCTCCTCGGATCACAAAATTCCGCCGATCACGGAGTGCCCGCCGGCGCCAATGAAGCCccgcccgccgccgccgaggCTGAAGCGAAAAGCATCATCGCCGCAGCCGGCCGAGATCGAATCCGTATTCCGATCGATCGGTAACGACCAAGACGACGCACACCGCCACAAAGTGAAGAAAGCTCGGAATGAGGATGGAGATGAAGACCGATCGTAG